From one Nocardioides sp. Kera G14 genomic stretch:
- a CDS encoding flavin-containing monooxygenase: MSTPTVAIIGAGISGLTMAKMLEDYGLEYAVFESSDRVGGNWAFENPNGSSSAYRSLHIDTSKHQLSFKDFPMPEEYPDFPHHTQIKEYLDSYADAFDVRRHIEFENRVLHARRLGADEGDGWELETQRTGTRRFDVLLVANGHHWDPRFADKPGEFTGLTMHSHSYIDPKTPYDLSGKRILIIGLGNSAADLAVELSSKTTGNDVVISTRSGAWIVPKYFAGTPADKYYRTSPHIPTAWQRKFVQVMQPLTAGHPTDYGLPEPNHKFFEAHPTQSVELPLRLGSGDLRAKGDIERFDGSTVHFVDGTAEEFDVVIHATGYNITFPFFDEEFISAPENNIRLYKRIFKPGIDDLAFIGFAQATPTLFPFVECQTRLVAAWLVGRYQPPSIEEMERVIDEDTQKYTAHMVQRPRHTQQLDYFLYEHNLRTHEIPAGMERAARTTPVAVP; the protein is encoded by the coding sequence ATGAGCACACCGACCGTCGCGATCATCGGCGCCGGCATCAGCGGGCTGACGATGGCCAAGATGCTCGAGGACTACGGACTCGAGTACGCCGTCTTCGAGTCCTCCGACCGCGTGGGTGGCAACTGGGCCTTCGAGAATCCCAACGGGAGCAGCAGCGCGTACCGCTCGCTGCACATCGACACCTCCAAGCACCAGCTGTCCTTCAAGGACTTCCCGATGCCCGAGGAGTATCCGGACTTTCCCCACCACACCCAGATCAAGGAGTACCTCGACTCCTACGCGGACGCCTTCGACGTCCGGCGCCACATCGAATTCGAGAACCGGGTGCTCCACGCCCGCCGTCTCGGGGCCGACGAGGGGGACGGCTGGGAGCTCGAGACCCAGCGCACCGGCACCCGTCGTTTCGACGTCCTGCTCGTGGCCAACGGACATCACTGGGACCCGCGGTTCGCCGACAAGCCGGGCGAGTTCACCGGCCTCACGATGCACTCCCACAGCTATATCGACCCGAAGACGCCGTACGACCTCAGCGGGAAGCGCATCCTCATCATCGGCCTGGGCAACAGCGCGGCCGACCTCGCCGTGGAGCTGTCGAGCAAGACGACTGGGAACGACGTGGTCATCTCCACCCGCTCAGGGGCGTGGATCGTGCCGAAGTACTTCGCCGGCACTCCCGCCGACAAGTACTACCGGACCTCCCCCCACATCCCGACGGCCTGGCAGCGCAAGTTCGTCCAGGTGATGCAGCCCCTCACCGCAGGCCACCCGACCGACTACGGGCTGCCCGAGCCCAACCACAAGTTCTTCGAGGCGCACCCCACCCAGTCGGTCGAGCTCCCGCTGCGACTGGGCTCCGGCGACCTGCGGGCCAAGGGCGACATCGAGCGCTTCGACGGCAGCACCGTGCACTTCGTCGACGGCACCGCCGAGGAGTTCGACGTGGTCATCCATGCCACGGGCTACAACATCACCTTCCCGTTCTTCGACGAGGAGTTCATCAGCGCACCCGAGAACAACATCCGGCTCTACAAGCGGATCTTCAAGCCGGGCATCGACGACCTCGCCTTCATCGGTTTCGCCCAGGCGACGCCGACGCTCTTCCCCTTCGTGGAGTGCCAGACCCGCCTGGTCGCGGCATGGCTGGTGGGCCGCTACCAGCCGCCGAGCATCGAGGAGATGGAGCGCGTGATCGACGAGGACACGCAGAAGTACACCGCCCACATGGTCCAGCGGCCCCGGCACACCCAGCAGTTGGACTACTTCCTCTACGAGCACAACCTGCGGACACACGAGATCCCGGCAGGCATGGAGCGAGCCGCTCGGACGACGCCGGTGGCCGTGCCGTGA
- a CDS encoding family 16 glycosylhydrolase → MRTTSVAAAAVSLALTLTASPLLGPVTSASAAATPTSVPDGGGPPVTRTATASTTHAAKPKKHKKKHHKHKKKRKKKQAKVLQPSATKPITVLPTPSTATPTPTPTPMPTPLPTVLPTPDSEATTACGDGITIIDATPYVCTFDDEFDETELDRTKWAVNVGLPTGGPDYACTVDDPRYINVADGALHLTMAKVDTPVPCSPGYAPASIEAPTISSYHLFSQQYGRFEARVRTTATTAPGLHEAFWLWPDDRYSEINWPTSGEIDVAETYSNYPLIAIPFLHYSEEVVHPPWTIGVNTAMCAAVRGVWNTYTLDWTATSITISINGIPCLVNTSADPAFAKRYIVALSMALGDSANAATAATPFPATTDVDYVRVWQRTS, encoded by the coding sequence ATGCGTACGACGTCCGTTGCTGCTGCTGCAGTCTCCTTGGCGCTGACACTGACCGCCTCGCCGCTGCTGGGTCCGGTCACCTCGGCGTCAGCCGCGGCCACCCCGACGTCGGTCCCGGATGGCGGCGGCCCGCCCGTGACCCGCACGGCAACCGCGTCGACCACGCATGCCGCCAAGCCCAAGAAACACAAGAAGAAGCACCACAAGCACAAGAAGAAGAGGAAGAAGAAGCAGGCGAAGGTCCTGCAGCCGAGCGCCACGAAGCCGATCACCGTCCTGCCCACCCCCAGCACGGCGACGCCCACTCCGACACCGACTCCGATGCCCACCCCCCTCCCGACGGTCCTACCCACGCCGGACTCGGAGGCCACCACCGCGTGCGGAGACGGCATCACGATCATCGACGCCACCCCGTACGTGTGCACCTTCGACGACGAGTTCGACGAGACCGAGTTGGACCGCACCAAGTGGGCGGTCAACGTCGGCCTCCCCACGGGCGGGCCGGACTATGCCTGCACCGTCGATGACCCGCGCTACATCAACGTGGCCGACGGTGCGCTCCATCTGACGATGGCCAAGGTCGACACGCCCGTGCCCTGCAGCCCTGGCTATGCCCCGGCCTCCATCGAGGCCCCCACCATCTCGAGCTACCACCTCTTCAGCCAGCAGTACGGCCGCTTCGAGGCACGGGTGCGCACCACGGCGACCACGGCACCGGGTCTGCACGAGGCGTTCTGGCTCTGGCCCGACGATCGCTACAGCGAGATCAACTGGCCGACCTCGGGTGAGATCGACGTCGCCGAGACCTACTCGAACTACCCCCTCATCGCCATCCCCTTCCTCCACTACTCCGAGGAGGTCGTCCATCCGCCGTGGACGATCGGCGTCAACACGGCGATGTGCGCCGCAGTGCGTGGCGTGTGGAACACGTACACGCTCGACTGGACGGCGACATCGATCACGATCTCGATCAATGGCATTCCCTGCCTCGTCAACACGTCGGCCGACCCCGCCTTCGCCAAGCGCTACATCGTCGCCCTCTCGATGGCACTGGGCGACAGTGCCAACGCGGCCACGGCGGCGACACCGTTCCCGGCGACGACCGATGTGGACTACGTGCGGGTCTGGCAGCGGACCTCCTGA
- a CDS encoding TetR/AcrR family transcriptional regulator, producing the protein MSEDRPWARMVDRRSVNRGDQRRAALLTAFDELLREQTLEQVNVAEISRRAGVTRSAFYFYFESKAAAVLALMAELYDDASDATDQLVKAEGEPVPRIRAVITTLFDSVDKTPHTYRALLEARATSPGVRELWDAGRTEFATMVAEMIERERAAGHAPPGPDAHALAAVLLDLNDNAVERHALAAAPPRERHIDALTHIWITTIYGSHQ; encoded by the coding sequence GTGAGCGAGGACCGCCCTTGGGCGAGGATGGTCGACCGGCGCAGCGTCAACCGCGGCGACCAGCGGCGTGCCGCCCTCCTCACCGCCTTCGACGAGCTGCTGCGTGAGCAGACGCTCGAGCAGGTCAACGTCGCGGAGATCTCGCGACGTGCCGGTGTCACCCGCTCGGCGTTCTACTTCTACTTCGAGTCGAAGGCCGCAGCCGTCCTCGCACTCATGGCCGAGTTGTACGACGACGCCTCGGACGCCACCGACCAGCTGGTCAAGGCCGAGGGCGAGCCGGTCCCCCGGATCCGGGCGGTGATCACCACGCTCTTCGACTCCGTGGACAAGACGCCGCACACCTACCGCGCCCTCCTCGAGGCCCGCGCCACGAGTCCGGGGGTGCGCGAGCTCTGGGATGCCGGTCGCACGGAGTTCGCCACGATGGTCGCGGAGATGATCGAACGGGAGCGCGCCGCCGGGCATGCCCCGCCCGGGCCCGATGCGCACGCACTCGCGGCCGTCCTGCTCGACCTCAATGACAACGCCGTCGAACGCCACGCCCTGGCCGCCGCGCCGCCGCGGGAGCGGCACATCGACGCCCTCACCCACATCTGGATCACCACCATCTACGGGAGCCACCAGTGA
- a CDS encoding glycosyltransferase family 4 protein: MSELRVLVVTESFLPQINGVTNSVRRVLEHLEAEGHEAALIAPTGPAEYAGFPVLRVRGATLPFYRDFRLGLETRSRLRAIFDRFGPDVIHVASPATLGYQAIKVANEMGIPVVAIYQTDLVGFAERYPLLHHTGGPKAAAALTRKIHSKVDRTLVPSTASLSQLAELGIGGTALWPRGCDTELFHPEKRDYRLRLKLAPHGETIVGYVGRLAPEKELGLLQQLSEDPRYSVVLVGGGPEEERLRRLMPKATFLGLLHGEELAAAYASLDIFVHTGRHETFCQSAQEALASGVPVVAPRQGGPIDVVDDLKSGFLYEPGSAEDLTRYVGTLYNNPRLGRRMGAFGRARTEGRSWCAINGLLVGHYREVVAGRRGLRPVAAA, from the coding sequence ATGAGCGAGCTCCGCGTCCTGGTGGTGACTGAGTCCTTCCTGCCGCAGATCAACGGCGTGACCAACTCGGTCCGCCGCGTACTCGAGCACCTCGAGGCCGAGGGCCATGAGGCCGCCCTCATCGCACCCACCGGCCCCGCGGAGTACGCCGGCTTCCCGGTCCTCCGCGTCCGCGGTGCGACCCTCCCGTTCTACAGGGACTTCCGACTCGGCCTGGAGACGCGCAGCCGGCTGCGCGCGATCTTCGACCGTTTCGGTCCCGACGTCATCCACGTCGCAAGTCCCGCCACGCTCGGCTATCAGGCGATCAAGGTCGCCAACGAGATGGGGATCCCGGTCGTCGCGATCTACCAGACCGACCTCGTCGGCTTCGCCGAGCGCTACCCGCTGCTCCACCACACCGGCGGACCCAAGGCCGCGGCCGCGCTGACCCGCAAGATCCACAGCAAGGTGGACCGCACCCTCGTCCCGTCGACGGCCAGCCTGAGCCAGCTCGCCGAGCTCGGCATCGGCGGCACGGCGCTGTGGCCGCGCGGATGCGACACCGAGCTCTTCCACCCCGAGAAGCGGGACTACCGCCTCCGCCTCAAGCTCGCTCCCCACGGCGAGACCATCGTCGGGTACGTCGGCCGGCTCGCCCCCGAGAAGGAGCTCGGCCTCCTTCAGCAGCTCTCCGAGGACCCGCGCTACTCCGTCGTCCTCGTCGGCGGCGGCCCGGAGGAGGAGCGGCTGCGGCGCCTGATGCCGAAGGCCACCTTCTTGGGCCTGCTGCACGGGGAGGAGTTGGCGGCGGCGTACGCCTCGCTCGACATCTTCGTCCACACCGGCCGGCACGAGACGTTCTGCCAGTCCGCCCAGGAGGCGCTGGCCTCCGGTGTCCCGGTGGTGGCGCCGCGTCAGGGTGGCCCGATCGATGTGGTCGACGACCTCAAGTCCGGCTTCCTGTACGAGCCGGGTTCGGCCGAGGACCTCACCCGCTACGTCGGCACGCTCTACAACAACCCGCGGCTGGGTCGCCGGATGGGTGCCTTCGGGCGCGCCAGGACCGAGGGCCGCTCGTGGTGTGCGATCAACGGCCTGCTGGTGGGGCACTACCGCGAGGTCGTCGCAGGCCGTCGAGGCCTCCGGCCCGTCGCCGCCGCCTGA
- a CDS encoding SDR family NAD(P)-dependent oxidoreductase: protein MQTTIVIGGASGIGAATVGVLAAPGHRVIAADLPGAGAEAEVDVTDEASVAALVERVAAEHAGDGGLTGVVNCAGVSTLSRVVDHDVSEWRRVVDVCLTGAFVVLKHAGRHVADGGSLVSLTSLNARQPGTGLSAYCAAKAGLVALTEVAALELAPRRVRVNAVAPGLVVTPLTQPAMDIPGIREGYLENTPLGRSGEPEEIAAAIRFLLSDDAAWITGETLDINGGAHLQRYPDLAGLIDKAFG, encoded by the coding sequence ATGCAGACCACGATCGTGATCGGAGGCGCCTCGGGCATCGGGGCGGCCACCGTCGGAGTCCTCGCCGCCCCTGGGCACCGAGTCATCGCCGCCGACCTCCCCGGAGCCGGGGCGGAGGCGGAGGTCGACGTCACCGATGAGGCGTCGGTCGCGGCACTCGTCGAGCGCGTCGCCGCAGAGCATGCAGGCGATGGCGGCCTGACCGGCGTCGTCAACTGTGCCGGCGTCAGCACACTCTCCCGCGTGGTCGACCACGACGTCTCCGAATGGCGGCGGGTCGTGGACGTCTGCCTCACCGGCGCCTTCGTGGTGCTCAAGCACGCTGGGCGGCATGTCGCGGACGGAGGGTCGCTGGTCTCGCTCACGTCGCTGAACGCACGCCAACCGGGGACGGGCCTCTCGGCCTACTGCGCAGCGAAGGCGGGCCTGGTGGCCCTCACGGAAGTTGCCGCGCTTGAGCTGGCTCCACGCCGGGTGCGAGTGAACGCGGTGGCGCCCGGTCTCGTCGTCACGCCGTTGACGCAGCCGGCGATGGACATCCCGGGGATTCGGGAGGGCTATCTCGAGAACACGCCGCTGGGCCGTTCCGGCGAGCCGGAGGAGATCGCTGCCGCGATCCGCTTCCTGCTTTCCGACGACGCGGCCTGGATCACCGGCGAGACGCTCGACATCAACGGTGGCGCCCATCTCCAGCGCTATCCCGACCTCGCCGGTCTCATCGACAAGGCCTTCGGGTGA
- a CDS encoding alpha/beta hydrolase has product MSTTFSFTSSGVTCAATHFPAVDAAGSAPVVVLAHGLAGTQDAGLAPFAEAFAAAGLHAVTFDYRGFGASGVAPGQPRQAVSIDGQVADLNAAVDAARRLPGVDPTRVVLWGVSLGGGHVIQVAAERKDVVAVISAVPLVDGLAAARLATKHHSPGQLLASTARGVASAVRRRAGRAPSMIPVVAKPGEVGALTLPGAYEDYLAIAGPTWRNEIAADVVMELGGRDPTKAAKRLADRPDVSWLVQIADFDRSAPTHATAKAAFAGRAEVRHYPGDHFDLFPGKAFHDAAVRHALLFLQRTLALGGQREQLDAVAEGV; this is encoded by the coding sequence GTGAGCACGACCTTCTCGTTCACCTCCAGCGGCGTGACCTGCGCCGCCACCCACTTCCCTGCCGTCGATGCCGCGGGGTCTGCCCCCGTCGTCGTACTCGCGCACGGACTCGCGGGCACGCAGGACGCCGGCCTCGCGCCGTTCGCCGAGGCCTTCGCCGCGGCCGGTCTGCACGCGGTCACCTTCGACTACCGGGGCTTCGGTGCCTCTGGCGTCGCGCCCGGGCAGCCCCGCCAGGCGGTCTCGATCGACGGGCAGGTCGCGGACCTGAACGCCGCCGTCGACGCCGCACGCCGGCTGCCCGGCGTGGACCCGACACGAGTGGTGCTCTGGGGCGTCTCGCTCGGAGGTGGTCATGTCATCCAGGTCGCCGCCGAGCGCAAGGACGTGGTCGCGGTGATCTCCGCGGTGCCGCTCGTCGACGGCTTGGCCGCCGCACGGCTCGCGACCAAGCACCACTCCCCCGGGCAGCTGCTGGCCTCCACGGCCCGCGGTGTCGCCAGTGCCGTACGTCGCCGCGCCGGTCGGGCGCCCTCGATGATCCCCGTCGTGGCCAAGCCCGGCGAGGTCGGCGCGCTGACCCTGCCCGGCGCCTACGAGGACTACCTCGCCATCGCCGGACCGACCTGGCGCAACGAGATCGCCGCCGACGTCGTCATGGAGCTGGGCGGTCGTGACCCGACCAAGGCGGCCAAGCGCCTGGCGGATCGTCCAGACGTCTCCTGGCTGGTGCAGATCGCTGACTTCGACCGCAGCGCCCCGACGCACGCCACGGCGAAGGCCGCCTTCGCGGGCCGTGCGGAGGTCCGGCACTACCCGGGCGACCACTTCGACCTCTTCCCCGGCAAGGCGTTCCACGACGCCGCGGTCCGTCACGCGCTGCTCTTCCTGCAGCGGACGCTCGCCCTCGGCGGCCAGCGGGAGCAGCTCGACGCGGTCGCTGAGGGGGTCTAA